Proteins encoded in a region of the Pseudomonas syringae KCTC 12500 genome:
- a CDS encoding Gfo/Idh/MocA family protein, with translation MALKLGVIGTGAIGQDHIRRCSKTLVGSQVVAVTDINLEQAAKVVRDLDLGAEVYADGHALIAAPDVEAVLVCSWGPSHEEYVLAAIAAGKPVFCEKPLAVTAEGCRHIVEAEIASGRRLVQVGFMRPYDQGYRALKAVIDSGRIGEPLMLHCAHRNPSVGENYKTDMAITDTLIHELNVLRWLLDDDYVSVQVVFPRKTSKALAHLKDPQIVMLETVKGTRIDVEVFVNCQYGYDIQCEVVGETGIARLPEPSQVQLRSEAKLSNAILMDWKDRFIAAYDVELQDFIDGVKAGTLYGPSAWDGYAAAVAADACVLAQNTGAVVPITLAMRPVFYS, from the coding sequence ATGGCATTGAAACTCGGCGTGATCGGTACAGGCGCAATCGGTCAGGATCATATCCGGCGTTGCAGCAAGACGCTGGTCGGCAGTCAGGTGGTGGCCGTCACCGACATCAATCTCGAACAGGCAGCGAAGGTGGTGCGCGATCTGGACCTCGGCGCCGAAGTGTATGCCGACGGGCACGCATTGATCGCCGCGCCGGATGTCGAGGCGGTCCTGGTCTGCTCCTGGGGGCCCAGTCACGAAGAATATGTGCTGGCAGCCATCGCTGCGGGCAAGCCGGTGTTCTGCGAAAAGCCGCTGGCAGTCACTGCCGAAGGCTGCCGGCACATTGTCGAAGCCGAGATCGCCAGTGGCAGGCGTCTGGTACAGGTGGGGTTCATGCGCCCTTATGACCAGGGCTATCGCGCGCTCAAGGCAGTGATCGACAGCGGCCGGATCGGCGAGCCGCTGATGCTCCACTGCGCGCACCGCAACCCGAGTGTGGGCGAGAATTACAAGACCGACATGGCCATCACCGATACGCTCATTCACGAACTCAACGTACTGCGCTGGCTGCTCGACGATGACTACGTGTCGGTGCAGGTGGTATTCCCGCGCAAGACCAGCAAGGCCCTGGCGCACCTGAAGGACCCGCAGATCGTGATGCTGGAAACGGTCAAGGGCACGCGCATCGACGTCGAAGTATTCGTCAATTGTCAGTATGGCTACGACATCCAGTGTGAAGTCGTCGGCGAGACTGGCATTGCCAGACTGCCGGAGCCCTCTCAGGTCCAGTTGCGCAGCGAGGCGAAGCTGTCCAACGCGATTCTGATGGACTGGAAAGACCGCTTCATCGCTGCTTACGACGTCGAGTTGCAGGACTTCATCGATGGCGTCAAAGCGGGGACTCTCTACGGCCCTTCGGCCTGGGACGGATATGCCGCCGCTGTGGCCGCCGATGCCTGCGTGCTGGCGCAGAACACGGGTGCAGTCGTGCCGATCACCCTCGCCATGCGTCCGGTGTTCTATAGCTGA
- the iolD gene encoding 3D-(3,5/4)-trihydroxycyclohexane-1,2-dione acylhydrolase (decyclizing), with amino-acid sequence MSTTRLTMAQALVKFLDNQYVEVDGVQSKFVAGIFTIFGHGNVLGLGQALEQDSGDLVVHQGRNEQGMCHAAIGFAKQHLRRKIYACSSSVGPGAANMVTAAATASANRIPLLLLPGDVYASRQPDPVLQQIEQFHDLSISTNDAFKAVSKYWDRINRPEQLMSAALNAMRVLTDPADTGAVTLALPQDVQAEAYDYPDSFLQKRVHRIDRRPPSKAMLDDALQLLVGKRKPLLICGGGVRYSGAADALQAFAERFDIPFAETQAGKSAIVSAHPLNMGGIGETGTLAANRLAKEADLIIGVGTRYSDFTTASKWLFQNPDVQFLNLNVGAFDVQKLDGVQVLADAQMALQALTESLQACGYRAAWGDAPRSARAELDAEVDRLYAVEYQREDFVPEINDHLDPAVLRDFIELTGSCLTQSGVLGILNQSLPADAVIVAAAGSLPGDLQRAWRSTGVDTYHVEYGYSCMGYEVNAALGVKLAAPHREVFALVGDGSYMMLHSELATSIQERRKINVVLLDNMTFGCINNLQMEHGMNSFGTEFRFRNPETGKLDGDFVPVDFAMSAAAYGCKTYKVSTAEQLRQALADAQRQTVSTLIDIKVLPKTMIHKYLSWWRVGVAEVSTTGTTAQVYKKLNRELLKARQY; translated from the coding sequence ATGAGTACAACCCGACTGACCATGGCCCAGGCCCTGGTGAAGTTTCTCGATAACCAGTACGTCGAAGTCGACGGCGTACAGAGCAAATTCGTCGCCGGCATTTTCACCATTTTCGGGCATGGCAACGTGCTGGGGCTTGGGCAGGCGCTGGAGCAGGACAGCGGCGACCTGGTGGTCCATCAGGGCCGTAACGAGCAGGGCATGTGCCACGCCGCCATCGGTTTTGCCAAGCAGCACCTGCGTCGCAAGATCTACGCGTGCAGTTCATCGGTCGGCCCTGGCGCGGCGAACATGGTCACCGCTGCGGCAACGGCCTCGGCCAACCGTATTCCGTTGCTGCTGTTGCCGGGCGATGTCTACGCCAGCCGCCAGCCCGATCCGGTGCTGCAGCAGATCGAGCAGTTTCACGACCTGAGTATCAGCACCAACGACGCGTTCAAGGCGGTGAGCAAATACTGGGACCGCATCAACCGGCCCGAGCAGTTGATGAGCGCAGCGCTCAATGCCATGCGCGTACTGACCGACCCGGCCGACACGGGCGCCGTTACCCTGGCGCTGCCTCAGGATGTGCAGGCTGAAGCCTACGACTATCCGGATAGCTTCCTGCAAAAACGCGTGCACCGTATCGACCGGCGTCCTCCAAGCAAGGCCATGCTTGACGACGCGTTGCAACTACTTGTCGGCAAGCGCAAGCCGTTGCTGATCTGCGGCGGCGGGGTGCGTTACTCCGGCGCGGCGGATGCCTTGCAAGCCTTTGCCGAGCGCTTCGATATCCCGTTCGCCGAAACTCAGGCCGGCAAAAGTGCCATCGTTTCGGCGCACCCGTTGAACATGGGCGGCATCGGCGAAACCGGCACGCTGGCGGCCAATCGGCTGGCCAAAGAGGCTGACCTGATCATCGGCGTAGGCACCCGTTACAGCGATTTCACCACCGCGTCGAAATGGCTGTTTCAGAACCCGGATGTGCAGTTTCTCAACCTCAATGTCGGTGCCTTTGATGTGCAGAAACTGGACGGCGTGCAGGTCCTGGCCGATGCGCAGATGGCATTGCAGGCGCTGACCGAAAGCCTCCAGGCCTGCGGTTATCGTGCGGCCTGGGGCGATGCACCGCGATCGGCACGTGCCGAGCTGGATGCCGAGGTGGATCGCCTGTACGCGGTCGAGTACCAGCGTGAGGATTTTGTCCCGGAAATCAACGATCACCTGGACCCTGCCGTGCTGCGCGATTTCATCGAGCTGACGGGTTCGTGTCTGACTCAGAGTGGTGTATTGGGCATCCTCAACCAGAGCCTGCCTGCCGATGCGGTGATCGTTGCAGCAGCGGGCAGCTTGCCGGGTGATCTGCAGCGCGCCTGGCGCAGTACCGGAGTCGACACCTATCACGTCGAATACGGTTATTCGTGCATGGGTTATGAGGTCAACGCCGCACTGGGCGTTAAGCTCGCAGCGCCGCACCGCGAAGTCTTTGCGCTGGTCGGCGATGGCTCTTACATGATGCTCCATTCGGAACTGGCCACCTCGATCCAGGAGCGGCGCAAGATCAACGTGGTGCTGCTGGACAACATGACTTTCGGCTGCATCAACAATCTGCAGATGGAGCACGGCATGAACAGCTTCGGCACCGAGTTCCGTTTCCGCAATCCGGAAACCGGCAAGCTCGACGGTGACTTTGTGCCAGTGGATTTCGCCATGAGTGCTGCCGCCTATGGCTGCAAGACCTACAAGGTGAGTACTGCCGAACAACTGCGCCAGGCGCTCGCCGATGCGCAACGTCAGACCGTGTCGACGCTGATCGACATCAAGGTCCTGCCCAAGACGATGATCCACAAATACCTGTCGTGGTGGCGTGTCGGGGTTGCCGAAGTGTCGACCACCGGCACTACCGCTCAGGTGTATAAAAAGCTCAATCGCGAGCTGCTCAAGGCTCGTCAGTACTGA
- a CDS encoding TIM barrel protein, producing the protein MNHPLRFALNRMVAPRLSLESFVDLAVKLGADAIEIRNDLKGIEIEDGTAPEVVRDLCAARGVEVLSINALYPFDVWNQERAAQATKLAQYARDCGARGLVLCPLNDRADPRNGAQRAAGLRTALTALAPILREHGILGFVEPLGFEECSLRLKRQAVDAIKAVGGLDVYRLVHDTFHHHLAGEVELFPELTGLVHISGVEDAQTPLNSIRDGHRVLVGEGDILGNASQIERLLDSGYEGHLSFEPFAESVHVLDDIPQAIAASMTHLSRAVSQRH; encoded by the coding sequence ATGAACCACCCTCTGCGTTTCGCCCTTAATCGAATGGTCGCGCCGCGCCTGTCTCTGGAAAGTTTCGTCGACCTGGCGGTCAAGCTGGGTGCCGATGCCATCGAGATTCGCAACGACCTCAAGGGCATCGAGATCGAAGACGGCACTGCCCCCGAGGTCGTCCGTGATCTTTGTGCGGCCAGGGGGGTAGAGGTGTTGTCCATCAACGCCCTGTACCCGTTCGATGTCTGGAACCAAGAGCGCGCTGCCCAGGCGACGAAGCTGGCGCAGTACGCCCGCGACTGCGGTGCCCGCGGTCTGGTGCTGTGCCCGCTCAATGACCGTGCCGACCCGCGCAACGGTGCGCAGCGCGCTGCGGGATTACGCACCGCATTGACGGCCTTGGCCCCGATTCTTCGCGAGCACGGAATTCTCGGCTTCGTCGAACCCCTCGGCTTTGAGGAGTGCTCGCTGCGACTCAAGCGTCAAGCGGTGGATGCGATCAAAGCTGTCGGCGGGCTGGATGTTTACCGACTGGTTCACGATACCTTTCACCACCATCTGGCCGGCGAGGTCGAGTTGTTCCCGGAGCTGACCGGGTTGGTACATATCTCCGGTGTCGAGGATGCGCAGACACCGCTCAACAGCATTCGCGATGGTCATCGCGTGCTGGTCGGCGAAGGCGACATTCTGGGTAATGCGTCGCAGATCGAGCGCTTGCTGGACAGCGGCTATGAGGGACATCTGTCGTTCGAACCGTTTGCTGAAAGCGTTCACGTGCTGGATGACATTCCTCAGGCAATAGCGGCAAGCATGACGCATTTGTCACGAGCCGTTTCGCAGCGTCACTGA
- a CDS encoding CoA-acylating methylmalonate-semialdehyde dehydrogenase — protein sequence MNESPVIGHYINGHLDTGEGERYSDVFNPAIGTVQARVALASVKTVDEAVAAAKAAFPAWSEQSSLRRARVMFKFKELLDQHHDELAQIICREHGKVLSDARGEVVRGIEIVEFACGAPSLLKSDFSDNIGGGIDNWNLRQPLGVCAGVTPFNFPVMVPLWMIPMALVTGNCFILKPSERDPSASLLMARLLKEAGLPDGVFNVVQGDKVAVDALLQHPDIEAISFVGSTPIAEYIHQQGTAHGKRVQALGGAKNHMIVMPDADLDQAADALIGAAYGSAGERCMAISIAVVVGDVGQRLIDKLLPRIDQLKVGNGMQADSDMGPLVTAVHKAKVEGFIDQGVKEGARLLVDGRNFKVPGAEQGFFVGATLFDHVTPQMQIYKEEIFGPVLGIVHVADFASAVALINAHEFGNGVSCFTSDGGVARAFARSIKVGMVGINVPIPVPMAWHSFGGWKRSLFGDHHAYGEEGLRFYSRYKSVMQRWPDSIAKGPEFSMPTAK from the coding sequence ATGAACGAGTCACCGGTAATCGGCCACTACATCAACGGACACCTGGACACGGGCGAGGGCGAGCGTTACAGCGATGTCTTCAACCCGGCAATCGGCACGGTCCAGGCGCGTGTTGCGCTGGCCAGCGTGAAGACCGTGGATGAAGCGGTTGCGGCGGCCAAGGCGGCGTTTCCGGCCTGGTCCGAGCAGTCCTCGTTGCGCCGTGCGCGGGTGATGTTCAAGTTCAAGGAACTGCTGGACCAGCACCACGACGAACTGGCGCAGATCATTTGCCGCGAGCACGGCAAGGTGTTGTCCGACGCACGCGGCGAGGTGGTGCGCGGTATCGAGATCGTCGAATTTGCCTGCGGTGCCCCCAGCCTGTTGAAGAGCGATTTCAGCGACAACATCGGCGGCGGTATCGATAACTGGAACCTGCGTCAGCCACTGGGCGTCTGCGCCGGGGTCACGCCGTTCAACTTTCCGGTCATGGTGCCCTTGTGGATGATCCCCATGGCGTTGGTGACCGGCAACTGCTTCATCCTCAAACCTTCCGAACGCGATCCGTCGGCCAGCCTGCTGATGGCGCGCCTGCTCAAGGAAGCCGGTCTGCCCGATGGCGTCTTCAATGTGGTGCAGGGTGACAAGGTGGCGGTTGATGCGTTGCTGCAGCACCCTGACATCGAGGCTATTTCCTTCGTCGGCTCGACCCCGATCGCTGAATACATCCATCAGCAAGGCACTGCCCACGGCAAGCGCGTGCAGGCGCTGGGCGGGGCCAAGAACCATATGATCGTGATGCCCGACGCTGATCTGGATCAGGCCGCCGACGCGTTGATCGGGGCGGCCTATGGCTCGGCAGGGGAGCGCTGCATGGCGATCTCGATTGCCGTGGTGGTCGGCGATGTCGGCCAGCGTCTTATCGACAAGCTGCTGCCGCGCATCGACCAGCTCAAGGTCGGCAACGGCATGCAGGCCGATTCGGACATGGGGCCGCTGGTCACCGCCGTGCACAAGGCCAAGGTCGAGGGTTTCATCGATCAGGGCGTCAAAGAGGGCGCCAGGCTGCTCGTCGATGGGCGCAACTTCAAGGTGCCGGGTGCCGAGCAGGGCTTTTTCGTCGGCGCGACGCTGTTCGACCACGTCACGCCGCAGATGCAGATTTACAAGGAAGAAATCTTCGGCCCGGTGCTGGGCATCGTCCACGTTGCGGATTTCGCCAGCGCCGTGGCGCTGATCAACGCACACGAGTTCGGCAATGGTGTGTCGTGCTTCACCAGCGATGGCGGCGTGGCCCGCGCGTTCGCTCGCAGCATCAAGGTCGGCATGGTCGGCATTAACGTGCCGATCCCGGTACCCATGGCCTGGCATTCGTTTGGCGGCTGGAAGCGGTCGTTGTTTGGCGATCACCATGCCTATGGCGAAGAAGGCCTGCGTTTTTACAGCCGCTACAAAAGCGTCATGCAACGCTGGCCGGACAGCATCGCCAAAGGCCCCGAGTTCAGTATGCCGACTGCCAAATAG
- the iolB gene encoding 5-deoxy-glucuronate isomerase, with translation MNLLTKSKSTGRDVVALAPGSLEYVNFAAYRLESGETLPLSAGENELCVVLLTGHASVSGEAPGQGAFNWENIGDRQSVFEEKSPFAVYLPPHSQAQFVARGAVQLAVCTAPGDAGKHFPARLIMPGSMKRSVRGKGANTRYVCDILPDSEAAHSLLVVEVRTPSGHSSSYPPHKHDRDNLPHESFLEETYYHQVNPPQGFVFQRVYTDDRSIDQAMAVENNDLVTVPKGYHPVSVPYGYESWYLNVMAGPTRAWQFHNDPQHSWLLDL, from the coding sequence ATGAATCTGCTGACCAAGAGTAAATCCACTGGCCGCGACGTCGTAGCGCTGGCCCCCGGTTCGCTGGAATACGTGAACTTTGCCGCCTACCGGCTGGAGTCCGGAGAAACCCTGCCACTGAGCGCAGGAGAAAACGAGCTGTGCGTGGTCCTGCTGACCGGGCACGCCAGCGTCAGTGGCGAAGCGCCGGGGCAGGGCGCTTTCAACTGGGAAAACATCGGCGACCGACAATCGGTATTCGAAGAAAAATCGCCATTCGCGGTCTACCTGCCGCCGCATAGCCAGGCGCAGTTTGTCGCGCGTGGCGCGGTGCAGCTTGCCGTATGTACGGCGCCGGGCGATGCCGGCAAACATTTTCCGGCACGCTTGATCATGCCGGGCAGCATGAAGCGCAGCGTACGCGGCAAGGGCGCCAATACCCGCTATGTGTGCGACATATTGCCGGACAGCGAAGCGGCGCATTCGCTGCTGGTGGTCGAGGTGCGTACACCTTCCGGGCATTCCTCCAGTTACCCGCCGCACAAGCATGACCGGGACAACCTGCCGCACGAGAGCTTCCTCGAAGAAACCTACTACCACCAGGTCAACCCGCCGCAGGGCTTCGTTTTCCAGCGGGTGTACACCGACGACCGCAGCATCGATCAGGCCATGGCCGTGGAAAACAATGACCTGGTGACCGTGCCCAAGGGCTACCACCCGGTCTCCGTCCCCTATGGCTACGAATCCTGGTACCTGAACGTAATGGCCGGCCCGACGCGCGCCTGGCAGTTCCACAACGATCCGCAGCACAGCTGGCTGCTGGATCTCTGA
- the iolE gene encoding myo-inosose-2 dehydratase → MPVSTSTPRIRIGINPISWSNDDLPALGGETPLSTALSEGKAIGYEGFELNGKFPKDAKGVGDVLRPHDLALVSGWYSSRLARRSVAEEIEAITAHVQLLAENGASVLVYGEVADSIQGQRIPLVERPRFHTDAAWHEYAEKLTELARFTLSRGVRLAYHHHMGAYVESPQDIDRLMALTGEEVGLLFDSGHCYMGGGDPLQVLSKHIQRICHVHFKDVRKPVVQLARNNLWSFPDCIINGTFTVPGDGDIDFSALLKVLLQADYNGWLVVEAEQDPAVAPSYVYAKKGYDTLRQLLADAR, encoded by the coding sequence ATGCCCGTTTCGACTTCCACACCCAGGATCCGCATCGGCATCAATCCGATCTCCTGGAGCAACGATGATTTGCCGGCCCTTGGCGGAGAAACCCCGCTGAGCACGGCGCTGAGCGAAGGCAAAGCCATTGGCTACGAGGGCTTCGAGCTCAACGGCAAGTTTCCGAAAGATGCCAAGGGCGTCGGTGATGTATTGCGGCCCCATGATCTGGCGCTGGTGTCCGGCTGGTACTCCAGCCGCCTGGCGCGGCGTTCGGTGGCCGAGGAAATCGAAGCCATCACTGCGCATGTGCAACTGCTCGCCGAAAATGGCGCTTCGGTGCTGGTGTATGGCGAGGTGGCTGACTCTATTCAGGGGCAGCGTATTCCGCTGGTCGAACGACCGCGTTTTCACACCGATGCCGCCTGGCATGAGTACGCCGAAAAATTGACCGAGCTGGCGCGCTTCACCCTGTCCCGGGGCGTGCGTCTGGCGTATCACCACCACATGGGTGCTTACGTCGAGTCGCCGCAGGATATAGACCGGCTGATGGCGCTGACGGGTGAGGAAGTCGGGCTGCTGTTCGATTCCGGGCATTGCTACATGGGCGGTGGCGACCCTCTTCAGGTGTTGAGCAAGCACATCCAGCGTATCTGTCATGTGCATTTCAAGGACGTGCGCAAGCCGGTGGTGCAACTGGCGCGCAACAATCTGTGGAGCTTTCCGGACTGCATCATCAACGGCACCTTCACGGTGCCGGGCGACGGCGACATCGACTTCTCGGCGCTGCTCAAAGTCTTGTTGCAGGCCGATTACAACGGCTGGCTGGTGGTCGAGGCCGAACAGGACCCAGCCGTAGCGCCGAGTTATGTCTACGCCAAAAAAGGCTATGACACGCTGCGCCAACTGCTGGCCGATGCACGATAA